A stretch of the Conger conger chromosome 3, fConCon1.1, whole genome shotgun sequence genome encodes the following:
- the sona gene encoding serine/arginine repetitive matrix protein 2 isoform X1 produces the protein MATNIEQIFRDFVMNKIKEIEDEGQHTGVTSEGQPNGGVSHPGQNSGAGKNMADPSERAGDPPSPPRPLLPAEHARITKLAEGGDASHSAAAVDEPPKEGSDTPRKRNKKHKRHKSKKKKKKRKEEKESSSESGAESDGETRGVASVKTEVLLEEHPEPVGATAGATPLSALAGEETDGKSKKQKRHTSKRKKKRKKKGEEEKPEKKSPSRSESTSASGSESEMESRPPSGLPSAASPAAPPSDGASPDSTPAPEPPAAQVKEEESKPSPGDAAGVPDEASASTLDIGASSAAEAAGAERNGDSAGGFCAAQDLPDIIPKLESAHREELPRMGPELAADTNGKPEDRSEEKHSSRSRSRSVSKTGREASRRSPARKSRSRSLSTPRESVKPSNRARSSSRLRSSPKAKRKSRSPSRRKRRSRSLSHTRNRRSRSRSIRRRHSRSRSVVRVRRSRSRSLSRRRRSWSRSKRSRSRRRARRTRSRSIRRGRRSRSRSRSRHRRSRSRSFRRVRRTRSRSIVILRRRRSRSLRRNRSRSRSPKRRRSKTPSPRRSRRSKTPSPRRSRRSKTPSPRRSRRSKTPSPRRSRRTKSKSPARRRHSKSRSPKRSSRSPHRSKRSKSRSPARRHRSKSKSPKRSGKHSKSPKRNKRSISRSPNRNKSKSRSVSGDRQSSEMSPSPTKGGGSGSKCGSPDQDRQDADLSKDLASPDKLGRDAGEREEMSSDPIPETGPEQRADHTEMEAASTGGWKPVPFLADGKAKAGSAPSKAPVDTPKSSSPQRVPDEKCFTSEVPSTSLDSPELTAHAAAPADNQSEPCATISRSRSASPQTEEEGHSQVVPTGVNTDMPAVSPNEHRSSRSCSPAKLDGDHSRSPSPSKPAVAQDFESPSVGKNEKPIKRRSSSSPARKKSSKSRSPSRRRKSRTRSPARRKRSPSNSSSPRKRSPSKSTTRRKKSKSKSPARKRKSRSPSRSRKRKSKSRSPVRRRRSRSKSPARKRKSRSKSRTRAKRSKSRSPRRKRSKSRSPARKKRSKSRSLVRRRRSKSAEKSKRSKSRSPARKRRSRSRSRVRRSRSRRSRSSSRRRRSGFPLDRRDRWRRTPSHSPILILRKRRSTSRTRRSASKTPPRLTELDKDQLLEIAKANAAAMCAKAGVPIPESLRPKAILQLPLPTPVPTPLSLPLPLPMNLPMNLPLNMSNMSMPNMNMPNMGMPNMNMPNMNMPNMNMTMPSMSMTAAVATMTAALSTMSALSQMPNLPALPTITNKPPPMAIPNTANIEEVKRKVTQKANSISIKELTEKCKKIAESKEEMAIAKPHVSDDEDDNPRDNKGSSFSLS, from the exons ATGGCGACCAACATCGAACAAATTTTCCGGGATTTCGTtatgaataaaattaaagaaattGAAGACGAAGGTCAGCATACTGG AGTGACGAGCGAGGGCCAGCCCAACGGAGGCGTCTCACACCCGGGGCAGAATTCCGGCGCCGGGAAGAACATGGCCGACCCGTCCGAGAGGGCCggggaccccccctcccccccccgcccgctgCTGCCAGCGGAACATGCCAGGATCACAAAGCTCG CTGAAGGGGGCGACGCGTCCCACAGTGCAGCGGCTGTAGACGAGCCGCCCAAGGAGGGCAGTGACACCCCGCGCAAGAGGAACAAGAAGCACAAACGACACAAgagcaagaagaagaagaagaaacgcaaggaggagaaggagagcagcTCGGAATCTGGGGCGGAGTCAGACGGAGAGACGCGGGGCGTGGCCAG TGTGAAGACTGAAGTCCTGCTCGAGGAACACCCCGAGCCTGTGGGGGCCACTGCCGGGGCCACGCCCCTCTCAG CTCTTGCAGGGGAAGAGACTGACGGAAAGTCCAAGAAGCAGAAACGACACACAagcaagaggaagaagaagaggaagaagaaaggcGAAGAGGAGAAGCCAGAGAAGAAATCTCCGTCCCGATCGGAGAGCACCTCGGCCTCGGGGTCCGAGTCGGAGATGGAGTCCCGCCCCCCCTCCGGGCTGCCCTCTGCCGCGTCCCCCGCTGCCCCCCCCTCAGACGGAGCTTCGCCCGACTCCACGCCCGCACCTGAGCCGCCGGCTGCCCAGGTAAAGGAGGAGGAGTCTAAACCCAGCCCAGGAGACGCGGCGGGTGTGCCCGATGAGGCCTCGGCCTCCACTTTGGACATCGGTGCCTCCTCGGCCGCGGAGGCCGCAGGGGCGGAGCGTAACGGCGACTCTGCTGGCGGTTTCTGCGCGGCTCAGGACCTGCCGGATATAATCCCAAAACTGGAGAGCGCGCATCGGGAGGAACTCCCGAGGATGGGCCCGGAGCTCGCCGCCGACACCAACGGGAAGCCGGAGGACCGGAGCGAGGAGAAGCACAGCAGCCGGTCGCGGTCCCGGTCTGTTTCTAAGACCGGGAGAGAAGCATCGCGGCGAAGCCCGGCGAGAAAGAGCCGCAGCCGGTCGCTGAGCACCCCCCGCGAATCCGTGAAGCCCAGCAACAGGGCCCGCTCCTCTTCCCGCCTGAGGTCCAGCCCGAAGGCCAAACGCAAGTCCCGCTCCCCCTCCAGGAGGAAGCGTCGCTCCAGGTCGCTGTCGCACACCAGGAACAGGAGGTCGAGGTCCCGGTCGATCCGCCGCAGGCATAGCCGGTCGCGGTCTGTCGTGCGCGTCCGCCGGTCGCGGTCACGGTCCCTCTCCAGGCGAAGGCGCTCGTGGTCGCGGTCGAAGAGGTCGCGGTCTCGTCGGCGCGCTCGACGGACCAGGTCCCGTTCGATCCGGAGAGGCAGGCGGTCCAGGTCTCGGTCTCGCTCACGCCACAGACGGTCTAGGTCCCGGTCCTTCAGACGAGTCCGGCGGACCCGTTCGCGGTCCATTGTAATCCTTCGGCGGAGGCGATCTCGGTCACTGCGCCGGAACAGATCGCGGTCCAGGTCGCCAAAGAGAAGGCGGTCTAAAACCCCATCGCCACGCCGATCGAGGCGGTCTAAAACCCCATCGCCACGGCGATCGAGGCGGTCTAAAACCCCATCACCACGGCGATCGAGACGGTCTAAAACCCCATCACCACGCCGATCGAGACGGACCAAGTCCAAGTCACCGGCAAGGAGGCGCCATTCAAAGTCTCGATCACCAAAGCGGAGTTCTAGGTCTCCCCATCGGAGCAAGCGATCAAAGTCTAGATCTCCGGCGAGGCGTCATCGCTCAAAGTCCAAGTCCCCAAAACGCAGTGGGAAGCACTCAAAATCTCCCAAAAGGAACAAGCGTTCAATTTCAAGGTCTCCCAACAGGAACAAATCAAAATCTAGGTCTGTCTCAGGAGACAGGCAATCATCTGAAATGAGCCCCTCTCCCACGAAAGGAGGCGGCAGCGGCTCCAAGTGTGGTTCGCCCGACCAAGATCGCCAGGACGCAGACCTCAGCAAGGACCTGGCCTCCCCGGACAAGCTGGGGAGAGACGCTGGTGAAAGGGAGGAAATGTCCTCGGATCCGATCCCTGAAACCGGACCGGAACAGCGTGCGGACCACACGGAGATGGAGGCGGCCTCCACCGGGGGCTGGAAGCCAGTGCCGTTTCTGGCAGATGGAAAGGCCAAGGCCGGCTCTGCCCCCTCTAAAGCACCTGTCGACACCCCCAAGAGCAGTTCTCCACAGAGGGTTCCTGATGAGAAGTGCTTTACCTCAGAGGTACCTTCCACCAGTCTGGACTCGCCAGAGCTCACGGCACATGCCGCTGCCCCTGCTGATAACCAGTCGGAACCTTGCGCCACCATCTCGAGATCCCGGTCTGCCTCCCCTCAGACTGAAGAGGAGGGGCACAGCCAGGTGGTTCCCACGGGGGTGAACACCGACATGCCGGCTGTGTCTCCAAATGAGCATCGGAGCTCTCGGTCATGTTCTCCCGCCAAACTCGATGGCGACCACTCCAGATCGCCGTCTCCCTCCAAACCTGCTGTTGCACAGGACTTTGAATCCCCGTCAGTCggcaaaaatgaaaaacctaTAAAACGGAGgagctcctcctctcctgctagGAAGAAGAGCTCAAAGTCCCGATCGCCTTCCCGGAGGAGGAAGTCCCGGACCCGCTCACCCGCCCGCAGAAAACGCTCACCTTCCAACTCTTCCTCCCCGCGAAAAAGGTCCCCATCAAAATCCACCACTCGCAGAAAGAAGTCCAAGTCAAAGTCTCCGGCGAGGAAGAGAAAATCTCGATCTCCCTCTCGCAGTCGGAAGAGAAAATCCAAATCTAGGTCCCCTGTGAGGAGGCGGAGATCCAGGTCTAAATCTCCCGCTCGGAAGCGGAAGTCCCGTTCAAAGTCTCGAACCAGAGCCAAGCGGTCAAAGTCCAGGTCCCCCAGGAGGAAGCGGTCAAAGTCCAGGTCACCGGCGAGGAAGAAGCGCTCAAAGTCCCGGTCCCTAGTGCGCAGGAGGAGGTCCAAATCCGCAGAGAAGAGCAAGCGGTCAAAATCCCGCTCTCCGGCCCGGAAGAGGCGGTCGAGGTCTCGGTCCCGGGTGCGGCGCTCCCGGTCCCGGCGGTCGAGGTCCAGCTCCCGCCGGCGGCGGAGCGGGTTCCCGCTGGACCGGCGCGACCGCTGGCGCCGCACCCCGAGCCACTCCCCCATCCTCATCCTGCGCAAGAGGAGGTCCACCTCCAGGACCCGGCGCAGCGCCAGCAAGACCCCGCCCCGCCTCACCGAACTAG ATAAGGACCAGCTGCTGGAGATCGCCAAGGCCAATGCGGCTGCCATGTGTGCCAAGGCCGGCGTGCCGATCCCTGAGAGCCTCCGGCCCAAAGCCATCCTGCAGCTGCCCCTGCCCACGCCGGTGCCCACGCCCCTGTccttgcccctgcccctccccatGAACCTGCCCATGAACCTGCCCCTCAATATGTCCAATATGAGTATGCCCAACATGAACATGCCCAACATGGGTATGCCCAACATGAACATGCCCAACATGAACATGCCCAACATGAACATGACCATGCCCAGCATGAGCATGACGGCTGCTGTGGCCACGATGACTGCTGCCCTCTCGACCATGAGCGCCCTGTCGCAAATGCCCAACCTGCCTGCCCTGCCCACCATCACCAACAAGCCCCCGCCCATGGCCATCCCCAACACCGCCAACATCGAGGAGGTCAAGAGGAAGGTCACGCAGAAGGCCAACAGTATCAGCATCAAGGAGCTTACAGAG AAGTGTAAGAAGATCGCGGAGAGCAAGGAGGAGATGGCCATCGCCAAGCCGCACGTGTCCGACGACGAGGACGACAACCCACGGGACAACAAGGGAAGTTCcttcagcctcagt TAA
- the sona gene encoding serine/arginine repetitive matrix protein 2 isoform X2, producing MADPSERAGDPPSPPRPLLPAEHARITKLAEGGDASHSAAAVDEPPKEGSDTPRKRNKKHKRHKSKKKKKKRKEEKESSSESGAESDGETRGVASVKTEVLLEEHPEPVGATAGATPLSALAGEETDGKSKKQKRHTSKRKKKRKKKGEEEKPEKKSPSRSESTSASGSESEMESRPPSGLPSAASPAAPPSDGASPDSTPAPEPPAAQVKEEESKPSPGDAAGVPDEASASTLDIGASSAAEAAGAERNGDSAGGFCAAQDLPDIIPKLESAHREELPRMGPELAADTNGKPEDRSEEKHSSRSRSRSVSKTGREASRRSPARKSRSRSLSTPRESVKPSNRARSSSRLRSSPKAKRKSRSPSRRKRRSRSLSHTRNRRSRSRSIRRRHSRSRSVVRVRRSRSRSLSRRRRSWSRSKRSRSRRRARRTRSRSIRRGRRSRSRSRSRHRRSRSRSFRRVRRTRSRSIVILRRRRSRSLRRNRSRSRSPKRRRSKTPSPRRSRRSKTPSPRRSRRSKTPSPRRSRRSKTPSPRRSRRTKSKSPARRRHSKSRSPKRSSRSPHRSKRSKSRSPARRHRSKSKSPKRSGKHSKSPKRNKRSISRSPNRNKSKSRSVSGDRQSSEMSPSPTKGGGSGSKCGSPDQDRQDADLSKDLASPDKLGRDAGEREEMSSDPIPETGPEQRADHTEMEAASTGGWKPVPFLADGKAKAGSAPSKAPVDTPKSSSPQRVPDEKCFTSEVPSTSLDSPELTAHAAAPADNQSEPCATISRSRSASPQTEEEGHSQVVPTGVNTDMPAVSPNEHRSSRSCSPAKLDGDHSRSPSPSKPAVAQDFESPSVGKNEKPIKRRSSSSPARKKSSKSRSPSRRRKSRTRSPARRKRSPSNSSSPRKRSPSKSTTRRKKSKSKSPARKRKSRSPSRSRKRKSKSRSPVRRRRSRSKSPARKRKSRSKSRTRAKRSKSRSPRRKRSKSRSPARKKRSKSRSLVRRRRSKSAEKSKRSKSRSPARKRRSRSRSRVRRSRSRRSRSSSRRRRSGFPLDRRDRWRRTPSHSPILILRKRRSTSRTRRSASKTPPRLTELDKDQLLEIAKANAAAMCAKAGVPIPESLRPKAILQLPLPTPVPTPLSLPLPLPMNLPMNLPLNMSNMSMPNMNMPNMGMPNMNMPNMNMPNMNMTMPSMSMTAAVATMTAALSTMSALSQMPNLPALPTITNKPPPMAIPNTANIEEVKRKVTQKANSISIKELTEKCKKIAESKEEMAIAKPHVSDDEDDNPRDNKGSSFSLS from the exons ATGGCCGACCCGTCCGAGAGGGCCggggaccccccctcccccccccgcccgctgCTGCCAGCGGAACATGCCAGGATCACAAAGCTCG CTGAAGGGGGCGACGCGTCCCACAGTGCAGCGGCTGTAGACGAGCCGCCCAAGGAGGGCAGTGACACCCCGCGCAAGAGGAACAAGAAGCACAAACGACACAAgagcaagaagaagaagaagaaacgcaaggaggagaaggagagcagcTCGGAATCTGGGGCGGAGTCAGACGGAGAGACGCGGGGCGTGGCCAG TGTGAAGACTGAAGTCCTGCTCGAGGAACACCCCGAGCCTGTGGGGGCCACTGCCGGGGCCACGCCCCTCTCAG CTCTTGCAGGGGAAGAGACTGACGGAAAGTCCAAGAAGCAGAAACGACACACAagcaagaggaagaagaagaggaagaagaaaggcGAAGAGGAGAAGCCAGAGAAGAAATCTCCGTCCCGATCGGAGAGCACCTCGGCCTCGGGGTCCGAGTCGGAGATGGAGTCCCGCCCCCCCTCCGGGCTGCCCTCTGCCGCGTCCCCCGCTGCCCCCCCCTCAGACGGAGCTTCGCCCGACTCCACGCCCGCACCTGAGCCGCCGGCTGCCCAGGTAAAGGAGGAGGAGTCTAAACCCAGCCCAGGAGACGCGGCGGGTGTGCCCGATGAGGCCTCGGCCTCCACTTTGGACATCGGTGCCTCCTCGGCCGCGGAGGCCGCAGGGGCGGAGCGTAACGGCGACTCTGCTGGCGGTTTCTGCGCGGCTCAGGACCTGCCGGATATAATCCCAAAACTGGAGAGCGCGCATCGGGAGGAACTCCCGAGGATGGGCCCGGAGCTCGCCGCCGACACCAACGGGAAGCCGGAGGACCGGAGCGAGGAGAAGCACAGCAGCCGGTCGCGGTCCCGGTCTGTTTCTAAGACCGGGAGAGAAGCATCGCGGCGAAGCCCGGCGAGAAAGAGCCGCAGCCGGTCGCTGAGCACCCCCCGCGAATCCGTGAAGCCCAGCAACAGGGCCCGCTCCTCTTCCCGCCTGAGGTCCAGCCCGAAGGCCAAACGCAAGTCCCGCTCCCCCTCCAGGAGGAAGCGTCGCTCCAGGTCGCTGTCGCACACCAGGAACAGGAGGTCGAGGTCCCGGTCGATCCGCCGCAGGCATAGCCGGTCGCGGTCTGTCGTGCGCGTCCGCCGGTCGCGGTCACGGTCCCTCTCCAGGCGAAGGCGCTCGTGGTCGCGGTCGAAGAGGTCGCGGTCTCGTCGGCGCGCTCGACGGACCAGGTCCCGTTCGATCCGGAGAGGCAGGCGGTCCAGGTCTCGGTCTCGCTCACGCCACAGACGGTCTAGGTCCCGGTCCTTCAGACGAGTCCGGCGGACCCGTTCGCGGTCCATTGTAATCCTTCGGCGGAGGCGATCTCGGTCACTGCGCCGGAACAGATCGCGGTCCAGGTCGCCAAAGAGAAGGCGGTCTAAAACCCCATCGCCACGCCGATCGAGGCGGTCTAAAACCCCATCGCCACGGCGATCGAGGCGGTCTAAAACCCCATCACCACGGCGATCGAGACGGTCTAAAACCCCATCACCACGCCGATCGAGACGGACCAAGTCCAAGTCACCGGCAAGGAGGCGCCATTCAAAGTCTCGATCACCAAAGCGGAGTTCTAGGTCTCCCCATCGGAGCAAGCGATCAAAGTCTAGATCTCCGGCGAGGCGTCATCGCTCAAAGTCCAAGTCCCCAAAACGCAGTGGGAAGCACTCAAAATCTCCCAAAAGGAACAAGCGTTCAATTTCAAGGTCTCCCAACAGGAACAAATCAAAATCTAGGTCTGTCTCAGGAGACAGGCAATCATCTGAAATGAGCCCCTCTCCCACGAAAGGAGGCGGCAGCGGCTCCAAGTGTGGTTCGCCCGACCAAGATCGCCAGGACGCAGACCTCAGCAAGGACCTGGCCTCCCCGGACAAGCTGGGGAGAGACGCTGGTGAAAGGGAGGAAATGTCCTCGGATCCGATCCCTGAAACCGGACCGGAACAGCGTGCGGACCACACGGAGATGGAGGCGGCCTCCACCGGGGGCTGGAAGCCAGTGCCGTTTCTGGCAGATGGAAAGGCCAAGGCCGGCTCTGCCCCCTCTAAAGCACCTGTCGACACCCCCAAGAGCAGTTCTCCACAGAGGGTTCCTGATGAGAAGTGCTTTACCTCAGAGGTACCTTCCACCAGTCTGGACTCGCCAGAGCTCACGGCACATGCCGCTGCCCCTGCTGATAACCAGTCGGAACCTTGCGCCACCATCTCGAGATCCCGGTCTGCCTCCCCTCAGACTGAAGAGGAGGGGCACAGCCAGGTGGTTCCCACGGGGGTGAACACCGACATGCCGGCTGTGTCTCCAAATGAGCATCGGAGCTCTCGGTCATGTTCTCCCGCCAAACTCGATGGCGACCACTCCAGATCGCCGTCTCCCTCCAAACCTGCTGTTGCACAGGACTTTGAATCCCCGTCAGTCggcaaaaatgaaaaacctaTAAAACGGAGgagctcctcctctcctgctagGAAGAAGAGCTCAAAGTCCCGATCGCCTTCCCGGAGGAGGAAGTCCCGGACCCGCTCACCCGCCCGCAGAAAACGCTCACCTTCCAACTCTTCCTCCCCGCGAAAAAGGTCCCCATCAAAATCCACCACTCGCAGAAAGAAGTCCAAGTCAAAGTCTCCGGCGAGGAAGAGAAAATCTCGATCTCCCTCTCGCAGTCGGAAGAGAAAATCCAAATCTAGGTCCCCTGTGAGGAGGCGGAGATCCAGGTCTAAATCTCCCGCTCGGAAGCGGAAGTCCCGTTCAAAGTCTCGAACCAGAGCCAAGCGGTCAAAGTCCAGGTCCCCCAGGAGGAAGCGGTCAAAGTCCAGGTCACCGGCGAGGAAGAAGCGCTCAAAGTCCCGGTCCCTAGTGCGCAGGAGGAGGTCCAAATCCGCAGAGAAGAGCAAGCGGTCAAAATCCCGCTCTCCGGCCCGGAAGAGGCGGTCGAGGTCTCGGTCCCGGGTGCGGCGCTCCCGGTCCCGGCGGTCGAGGTCCAGCTCCCGCCGGCGGCGGAGCGGGTTCCCGCTGGACCGGCGCGACCGCTGGCGCCGCACCCCGAGCCACTCCCCCATCCTCATCCTGCGCAAGAGGAGGTCCACCTCCAGGACCCGGCGCAGCGCCAGCAAGACCCCGCCCCGCCTCACCGAACTAG ATAAGGACCAGCTGCTGGAGATCGCCAAGGCCAATGCGGCTGCCATGTGTGCCAAGGCCGGCGTGCCGATCCCTGAGAGCCTCCGGCCCAAAGCCATCCTGCAGCTGCCCCTGCCCACGCCGGTGCCCACGCCCCTGTccttgcccctgcccctccccatGAACCTGCCCATGAACCTGCCCCTCAATATGTCCAATATGAGTATGCCCAACATGAACATGCCCAACATGGGTATGCCCAACATGAACATGCCCAACATGAACATGCCCAACATGAACATGACCATGCCCAGCATGAGCATGACGGCTGCTGTGGCCACGATGACTGCTGCCCTCTCGACCATGAGCGCCCTGTCGCAAATGCCCAACCTGCCTGCCCTGCCCACCATCACCAACAAGCCCCCGCCCATGGCCATCCCCAACACCGCCAACATCGAGGAGGTCAAGAGGAAGGTCACGCAGAAGGCCAACAGTATCAGCATCAAGGAGCTTACAGAG AAGTGTAAGAAGATCGCGGAGAGCAAGGAGGAGATGGCCATCGCCAAGCCGCACGTGTCCGACGACGAGGACGACAACCCACGGGACAACAAGGGAAGTTCcttcagcctcagt TAA